The Subtercola sp. PAMC28395 genome segment GATTCTGCGCGAGAGCGCATTGGTTGATCTGTTCTATTAGATCGCGATAGCGCGGTCTGTGGGGGAAACGGGGAATGGCAGTTCGGTGTCTCCTTCGAGATACCGGTCGACAGACGCTGCAGCGGCGCGCCCTTCGGCGATCGCCCAGACGATGAGCGACTGCCCCCGTCCGGCGTCGCCGGCGACGAAGATGCCGGGGATGCTCGTCTCGTAGTCCTTGTCGCGCTCGATCGCGCCGCGACCGTCGAAGACCGCGCCGACCTGTGACGAGAGGTCTGCGGACTCCGGGCCGGTGAAGCCCAGGGCGAGGAGCACCAGGTCAGCGGGAATCTCCCGCTCGGTGCCGGCCTTCGGCACGCGCCGCCCGTCGAGGTACTCGGTCTCGGCGACACGGATCGCACGAACCTCGCCGGATTCGTTGGAGAGGAACTCGACGGTGGAGGCGAGATAGACACGCTCGCCGCCCTCCTCGTGCGCACTCGAGACCTCGAAGAGATTCGGGAATGTCGGCCAGGGCTGGTTCTCTGTGCGCTCGTGCGGCGGCTGCTGCCCGATGGCCAGGTTCGTGACAGAGAGGGCCTGCTGCCGGTGTGCAGTACCGATGCAGTCTGCCCCGGTGTCGCCGCCGCCGAGAACGACGACATGCTTGCCTTCAGCGGTGATCTGGTCGTTGACCACGTCGCCGGCGCCGACCTTGTTGCCCTGAACCAGATACTCCATGGCGAAATGCACACCATCGAGGTCGCGCCCGGGAATGGCGAGGTCGCGCGGCACGGTGGCTCCCGTGCAGACGATGACGGCGTCGTAGCGAGACCGCAGCTCGGCCCAGGTGATGTCGACGCCGATGTTGATCCCAGCGCGGAAACGTGTTCCCTCGGCCATCATCTGCGTCAGACGCGACTCGAGGTGCTTCTTCTCCATCTTGAAGTCGGGAATGCCATAGCGCAGCAGACCGCCGATGCGGTCATCCCGCTCGTAGACAGCGACGGTGTGGCCGGCCCGGGTCAGCTGTTGTGCTGCTGCCAGCCCTGCGGGGCCTGAGCCCACGACGGCGACCGTCTTGCCGGTGAGTCGCTCCGGCGGGTGGGGTGTGACCCAGCCGTTGGCGAAGGCCTGGTCGATGATCGAGACCTCGACCTGCTTGATCGTCACTGCCGGCTGGTTGATGCCCAGAACGCACGAACTCTCGCAGGGGGCCGGGCACAGGCGGCCGGTGAACTCCGGGAAGTTGTTCGTCGCGTGCAGGCGCTCGATCGCCTGGCGCCCTTCGCCACGCCAGGTGAGGTCATTCCACTCGGGAATCAGATTGCCGAGCGGGCAACCCTGGTGACAGAACGGGATGCCGCAGTCCATGCAGCGACCGGCCTGGCGCCGGGTCTCAGACGGGTTCGCCGGTTCGTAGACCTCTTTCCAGTCCATGAGTCGAATGGGAACGGGCCGCCGCTTGGGCAGCTCACGCTCAGTGACTTTCAGGAATCCCTTGGGATCAGCCACCGGTTACCTCCAGGATTCGTTCCCAGACCACATCGCCGTCAGGGTCGAGACCCTCGTCGAGCGCAGTCTGGCGGGTTGCAAGAACGGCAGCATAGTCGCGGGGCAGGACCTTCATGAAGTCCGCCGCAGCGTTGTCGAAGTCGGCCAGGAGACCGGCCGCCACAGTCGACCCCGTCTCTGATTCGTGTTCGGTGAGAAGTGAACGCACCAGGTCTTTGTCGGTCTCATCGAGCGGGAGCAACTGCAGCTCCCCCGACCCGAGCGAGTCGGTGTTCACCAACCCCGAATCGAGCTTGTGGATGTACGCCGTTCCGCCCGACATTCCGGCGCCCAGGTTGCGGCCGGTCGCGCCGAGGATCAGCGCGATCCCTCCGGTCATGTATTCGAGGGCGTGGTCTCCCACACCTTCTGCCACGGCCGTTGCTCCCGAGTTGCGCACGAGAAAACGCTCGCCCACAATGCCCCGGATGAACATGCTTCCGCTGGTCGCGCCATACCCGATGACGTTGCCGGCAATGACGTTCTGCTCAGCCGCGAACGTCGAGGCCCGGTTCGGGCGCACCACGATGCGGCCGCCCGAGAGACCCTTGCCGACGTAGTCGTTCGAGTCGCCTTCGAGTCTCAGCGTGATGCCTGAGGGAAGGAACGCCCCCAGCGACTGCCCGGCAGAACCCAGCAGCGTGATCTGGATCGTGTCGTCTGGTAGGCCGTTCTCGCCGTGGCGAACGGTGACTTCGTGGCCGAGCATCGTGCCGACGGCGCGCTCGGTATTGCGGATCGGCAGCGAGATGACCACGGGTTCACCGAAGGCGAGTGCCTCTTCAGCGTCGCTGATCAGTTGTACGTCGAAGTGCTTCTCGAGCTCGTGCTCCTGCTGCCGGCGGTTGACGCGGGGTTCGTCGTCGGAGAAGACCGGGCCGACCAGGATCGGGCTCAGGTCGAGGCCGTCAGCCTTCCAGTGCTCGAGTGCCGCGTTCACGTTCAGGAGCTCGTGGTGCCCGATCGCCTCTTCGAGGCTTCGGAAGCCGAGTTCTGCAAGGTACTCGCGAACCTCCTGGGCGAGGAATTCGAAGAAGTTCACGACGAATTCCGGCTTGCCGGTGAACCGGGCGCGGAGTTCGGGGTTCTGCGTAGCCACGCCGACGGGGCAGGTGTCGAGGTGGCAGACACGCATCATCACACAACCGGAGACGACGAGGGGTGCGGTCGCGAAACCGAACTCCTCGGCCCCCAGAAGTGCGCCGACGATGACGTCACGGCCGGTCTTCATCTGGCCGTCGACCTGCACGACAACACGGTCGCGCATTCCGTTGAGCATCAGCGTCTGCTGCGTCTCGGCGAGGCCGAGTTCCCACGGTGTTCCCGCGTGCTTCAGGGAGTTGAGCGGGCTCGCACCCGTTCCCCCGTCGTGGCCGGAGACGAGAACGACGTCGGCTAGTGCCTTCGTGACGCCGGCAGCGACAGCGCCGATGCCGTTCTGGCTCACGAGCTTGACGTGCACCCGTGCTTCGGGGTTGGCGCGCTTCAGGTCGAAAATCAGCTGTTTGAGATCTTCGATCGAGTAGATGTCGTGGTGGGGAGGCGGCGAGATGAGACCGACTCCGGCGGTCGCGTGACGAGTGCGCGCGATCCACGGGTACACCTTGGTCGGCGGCAGCTGGCCGCCCTCGCCGGGCTTGGCGCCCTGCGCCATCTTGATCTGGATGTCGGTGGCGTGGGTGAGGTACATGCTCGTCACGCCGAACCTGCCTGAGGCGACCTGCTTGATCGCACTGCGGCGTTCGGGGTCGAGCAGGCGGGCCACGTCTTCGCCGCCTTCGCCGGTGTTCGACTTGGCGCCCAGCCGGTTCATGGCGATCGCAAGCGTCTCGTGTGCCTCCTGCGAGATGGAGCCATAGCTCATCGCGCCGGTTGAGAAGCGCTTGACGATGGATTCGACCGATTCCACTTCATCGAGCGGAACGGGCTTGCGAACGTCTGTCTTCAATTTGAAGAGACCGCGAACGGTCATCAACTGCTCGGACTGGTCGTCGACGAGTTTCGTGTACTCGCGGAAGATGTCATACCGGCGCGCCCGCGTCGAATGCTGCAACCGGAAGACGGTGTCGGGGTTGAAGAGGTGGGGCGGCCCCTCGCGGCGCCATTGGTACTCGCCGCCCACGGCCAGCGGTTCGTGCACGGTGATCGCGCCATCTTCGGGGTAGGCCGCAGCGTGGCGGTTCGCGCTCTCGGCTGCGATGACCTCGATGCCGACGCCGCCGAGCTTCGACGAGGTACCGGTGAAGTACTTCGCAACGAATTCCTTGTCGAGGCCCACGGCTTCGAAGGCCTGGGCACCGGCGTATGACGAGACCGTCGAGATGCCCATCTTCGACATGATCTTCAGCACGCCCTTGCCGAGCGCCTTGATGACGTTCTTCACGGCCTTCTCAGGCGTGATTCCTGTGATCATTCCGGAGCGGACGAGGTTCTCGCAGGTCTCCATGGCGAGGTACGGGTTGACAGCGGATGCTCCGAAGCCGATCAGCAGTGCGACATGGTGCACTTCCCGCACGTCTCCGGCCTCGACGATCAGCCCGACCTTCATGCGGGTCTCTGCCCGGATCAGGTGGTGGTGCACTCCCGACAGCATGAGCAGCGACGGAACAGGAGCGTTCTCCTTGTTCGAGTCGCGGTCGCTCAGCACGATGAACTTTGCACCGTTGGCGATGGCCTCATCGGCCTCGATACACATTTCGGCGATGCGTTCCTGCATGGCCGAGGGGCCATTCTCAACGCGGTACAGCCCACGAAGGGTCGTGGTCGTCGCGCTGCCGGGGCTGGGGTCGATGTGCTGGATCTTGGCAAGTTCGTCGTTGTCGATCACCGGGAAGTCGAGCACGACCTGGCCGGTGTGGCCGGGGGTCGCGTCGAGCAGGTTGCGCTCAGGGCCGAGGCCGAGGCGCAGCGAGGTGACGACCTCTTCACGGATGGAGTCGAGCGGCGGGTTCGTGACCTGGGCGAACTGCTGGGTGAAGTAGTCGAACAGCAGCCGGGGTCGTTTCGACAGCACGGCGATCGGCGTGTCGGAACCCATGGCACCGAGGGGCTCTGCACCGTTCTTCGCCATCGGCGTGAGCAGGATGCGGATCTCCTCTTCGGTGAAACCGAAGGTGCGCTGGCGACGGGTGACCGAGGCGGGCGTGTGTACGATGTGTTCGCGTTCGGGAAGGTCGCGCAGGTTGATGCGCCCCTCTTCGAGCCACTCGGCCCACGGTTCGCTGGCGGCGAGGGAGTCCTTGATCTCGTCGTCTTCGATGAGACGGCCGGCCTCGGTGTCGACAAGGAACATCTTGCCGGGGCGCAGGCGCCCCTTGCGAACGACCTTCGACGGGTCGACGTCGAGCACGCCGATCTCACTCGCCAGCACGACGAGGCCGTCGTCGGTGACGAGATACCGGCCCGGGCGGAGCCCGTTGCGGTCGAGGGTGGCACCGACGAGGTTGCCGTCAGTGAAGACAAGGGCCGCAGGGCCGTCCCAGGGCTCCATGAGCATGGAGTGGAACTCGTAGAACGAACGCCGGGCAGGGTCGAACGAGGCGTTGTTCTCCCAGGCCTCCGGCACCATCATCATGATCGCGTGTGGCAGAGAGCGGCCGGCGAGGGTCAGCAACTCGACGACCTCGTCGAACGACGCCGAGTCGCTCGCACCGGGCGTGACGATCGGGCGCAACGGTGCGATGTCGCCGATCAGTTCGCTCTTCAGCTGGGACTGGCGGGCGCGCATCCAGTTGCGGTTTCCCTGAACGGTGTTGATCTCACCGTTGTGGGCCATCATGCGGAGCGGTTGTGCCAGTGGCCACGACGGGAAGGTGTTCGTGGAGTAGCGAGAATGCACCAGGGCGAGCTTCGAGGCGAAGCGTTCGTCAGAGAGATCGGGGTAGAACGGCTCGAGCTGAAGCGTCGTGACCATGCCCTTGTAGGTGAGCGTGCGGGCAGACAGCGACATGAAGTAGACCTCATGCTCGTGCTCGACCCGCTTGCGCAGCCGGTATGTCAGACGGTCGAGCTGGATGCCCGAAGCCTTCTCGCCGTGAACGTCGTGGTGTTTCGCCTCGACGTACAGCTGCCAGATCGCGGGCATCGCCTCGCGCGCCAGACGACCGAGCTCGTCAGGGCGAACCGGGACTTCGCGCCAGCCGAGAACGGTCAGGCTCTCTTCTTCGGCGATCTCGGCGAGGCGGGTCATGACGACATCGCGTTCAGTATCGTCGAGGGGCAGGAAGGCGTTGCCGACTGCGTAGTGACCGACTTCGGGCAGTTCTACGCCAGAAACCGCCCGGAGGAACTCGTCGGGGATCTGGGTGAGGATGCCGGCACCGTCGCCGGTACCCGCGTCGGAGCCGACGGCGCCCCTGTGTTCGAGGTTCCGCAGGGCATCCAGTGCCGTGTCGATGATGTTGTGCCCGGCGACTCCGCGCAGTGTGGCAACCATGGCCAGCCCGCACGCGTCCTTCTCGTTCGCCGAGTCATACATGCCCTGTGGGGCAGGGCTTGTGGAGAAGGCGCTGGAGCCCTGTGGGGCAGGGCTTGTGGAGAAGGCGCTGGAGCCCTGTGGGGCAGGGCTTGTGGAGAAGGCGCTGAGTCCCTGGGGCGCGGGGTGCGCGGTGAAGCGGGAAGAGGTTCTGCTCTCAACCATAAGAATCCATCCCCCCGGGTACATAACCGGGTTCTTCGTGATTGGGACGCCGGCGGCCCGAGGTGTGACAGGGGTGTGAACGATACGAGCGTATCGGATTCGGGCTTCTGGTTAAGCTGTGGGTTTTGTACGCGTCGCGCTTGTGGCGCTGGGTTCGAGGTCATTCTCAGTCGTGGTGCCAGCGTCTGAATCGGCCGAACTCTCGCCTGCCGCTGCTTCGACGGCACCGTCGCCGCGAAGTTCTTCGTCTGTGTATCTCTCACCCGAGTCTACCTCAGCGCCTGCTGGCGACCATGCAATGCCCGAACTGTACGGGGTGCGCTCCCGCCCAGGGTGGCGCTTGGTCTGCACGACGATGATGACGATACCGATGAGGATCGCCAGCCACGCCGCCCAGACATTGACCCGAACACCGAAGAAGATCTCGCTGGGGTCGACACGGATGGTCTCCCAGACCGAGCGGCCCACGCCGTACCAGATGAGGTAGATGCCGAAGAGCTTGCCCCACTGCAGGGCCAGCTTCTTGCCGATGAAGAGCAGGAAAGCAACGCCGATGAGGTTCCAGATGACCTCGTAGAGGAAGGTCGGCTGAAAGAGCGTTCCCGGGGCCAGGCCGACGGGAATGGCCGGGTTGGGCTGGCCGTTCCAGGGGAAGGTTGCCGGGATCTCGAGGCCCCACCAGCCGTCGGTCGGGTTGCCGAAGAGTTCGTGGTTGAAGTAGTTGCCGAAACGGCCGAAGGCCTGCGCGAGCAGGAGCCCGGGCGCCAGGGCGTCAGCGAAGGTCCAGAACCGGATGCCCGACAGGCGGCAGCCGATCAGCGCACCGATCGCGCCGCCGATGAGGCCACCGAAGATGGCGATGCCGCCATTCCAGATGGCGAACACCTCCCACAGGTTGGCGCCGTCGTAGAAGTAGTCACCGGGGTGGGTGAGCACATGGAAGACACGCGCGCCGATGATGCCGAGCGGCACGGCCCACAGGATGATGTCGAGCACGATGCCTGGCTCTGCACCTCGCTTCGTGAGCCTGCGCGACGTCAGGATGGTCGCAGCGACGATGCCGATGAGGATGCAGATCGCATAGAACTTGATGTCGATCGTGAAAGGCAGGTTGATGCCCAGCGACTGGAGCCACCCCGAGATGTTCAGGGAATTGATCGTCGGGCTGGGAATGCTTTGCGGCACAAACACCTGGGTGGAAACCTTCCGTAGTGGGTCGTTGCCGTCAATGGGCAATCGGCAAGCCCAATCTTATGATGCGTCGTGTGCACCCGCGTGACACGGGTTCAGAACCTTCGAGGTCTCGCAGAATGATGCGGGCAGCGTGACGCTGGCACGTGACGCGCCGGGTTCGGCGGGGGCTTCAGCGCGCGGTGCCCCGTGCCAGAGCGGCGGCGACGCGCGCGACACCGGCAACACCGTCGTCGGAGAGGGCTCGAACGAGGGCAGAGCCCACGATCGCGCCATCGGCGTACGCCAGGATCTCGGCGATCTGGTCACTGGTCGAGATTCCGATGCCGACGCAGGCGCTGGTGGAGCCGGCCTCTCGCAGGCGGTCCACGAGAGTGCGTGCCGCCGCGTCGACGTCACCCCTGGCACCGGTGACGCCCATGGTCGAGACCACGTAGACAAAGCCACGGCTGTTGTCGACCGCGAGCTTCAGCCGATCATCCGTCGATGTCGGCGCAGCCAGGAAGACCCGGTCAAGGCCCGTGCGGTCGCTGGTCGCGAGCCACTCGCTTGCGGCGTCAGGTGTGAGATCGGGCGTGATGAGCCCGGCTCCCCCGGCCGAAACGAGATCGTCGGCGAAGCGATCGACGCCGTACTGCACGACCGGGTTGTAGTAGGTCATGAGCAGGATGGGAGCATCGACGCGCGAGCGGATGGCTTCGACGGCCGTGAAGGCGTCGCGCAGCCGGAAGCCGTTCTCGAGTGCCGTCTGGGTGGCTTTCTGGATGACCGGGCCATCCATCACCGGATCGGTGTACGGCAGCCCGAGCTCGAGCACATCGACGCCGTTCTCAACGAGCGCGACGGCGGCGTCGATGCTCGTCTCAAGCGTGGGGAACCCGACCGGCAAGTACCCGATCAGGGCACCGGCACGATCGACGCGGGCGTTCGTGATGGTCGTGGCGACGGGCGAGATCGTCGTGGTGTGGTCGCTCATCGCTGGGTTCCCTCGCCCTTGGCCAGTTCTCTGGCATCGCGGTCGAGTTCGGCGACCTCTTCTGCCCCGCTCTCGAGTTCGCTCGAGAGGTCGGTGAGTTCGAGTTCGCTGGCGACGAGGGCGGCCTCGTCGAGCACACCGAAGTAGCGTCCCGCCGTCTCGACGTCTTTGTCACCGCGGCCGCTGAGATTGATGAGGATGGTGGCATCGGGGCCGAGTTCGCGGCCGAGCGTCAACGCACCTGCCAGCGCGTGCGCCGATTCGATGGCAGGAATGATCCCCTCTGTCTGGCAGAGCAGGCGGAAGGCCGACATGGCTTCGCCGTCAGTGACAGGCAGGTAGCTTGCGCGCCCGATGGAGGCGAGCCAGGCGTGCTCGGGCCCGACCCCTGGGTAGTCGAGGCCGGCGGAGATGGAGTGCGAATCGAGCGTCTGGCCGTCGTCGTCCTGCAGCATGAGGCTGCGCGAGCCGTGGAGCACCCCGGGGCGGCCCATGGTGATCGTTGCCGCGTGGCGCAGGGTGTCGACGCCGTCTCCCGCTGCCTCATAGCCGTAGAGCGCGACGTCGGGGTCGTCGAGGAACGCGTGGAAGATGCCGATGGCATTCGAGCCACCACCGACGCAGGCGACGACGGCGTCAGGCAGTGAGCCCGTCAGCGCCAGGACCTGCTCGCGAGCCTCTTCGCCGATGATCTTGTGGAAGTCGCGCACCATCACGGGGAAGGGATGCGGCCCCGCAACGGTGCCGAGCAGGTAGTGTGTGTCGCCGACGTTGGCAACCCAGTCGCGGAATGCTTCGTTCAGCGCGTCTTTCAACGTGCGGGTGCCCGTCGTCACCGGGACGACCTCAGCACCGAGCAGACGCATGCGAGCCACATTCAGCGCCTGGCGCTCGGTGTCGACCTCGCCCATGTACACCACGCAGCTCATACCGAACAGCGCGGCGGCCGTTGCCGTGGCGACACCGTGTTGGCCCGCGCCGGTTTCGGCGATGAGGCGGGTCTTGCCGAGTCGCTTGGCGAGCAACGCCTGGCCGAGCACGTTGTTGATCTTGTGCGAACCGGTGTGGTTCAGGTCTTCACGCTTCAGGATGATGCGGGCTCCGCCCGCATACTCGGCGAAACGCCTGGCCTCGGTGATGATCGAGGGCCGGCCGGTGTAGGTGCGGTGGAGTTCGGCCAGTTCGGCGGCGAACGACGGGTCGTTCTTCGCTTCGTCGTAGGCAGCGCTGATCTCGTCGAGCGCAGCGATGAGCGACTCCGGCATGAACCTGCCCCCGAACTCGCCGAAGAACGGCCCGTTCTCGTCACGCAGGTGGGTGGTCATGAGACTCCTAGGAATTCTTCGAGGGTGCGTGCAGGGTCGCCGGTGACGAGTGCTTCGCCGACGAGCACGACGTCGGCCCCGCTCGAGCGGTAGTGGCTGACGTCGGCAGCGGTCTTCACTGCGGATTCTGCAACGCGGATGATGCCGGCCGGGATGCGGTCGGCGAGGCGGCCGAACAGGTCGCTGTCGAGTTCGAACGTCGACAGGTTTCGGGCGTTGACGCCGATGAGCGAGGCGCCGAGGTCGAGGGCGCGTTCGACCTCATCAGCTGAATGGGTCTCGACCAGCGCAGTCATTCCGAGTTCATTGATGAACTCATGCAGGTGCAGCAGTGTCGACTGGTCGAGCGCGGCCACGATGAGCAGAACCAGGTCGGCGCCCGCTGCACGCGCTTCGAGCACCTGGTAGTCGAGGGTCACGAAGTCCTTGCGGAGAACGGGTACCGAGACGGCCTGCCGAACCAGCACCAGGTCTTCGAGGGAGCCCTTGAACTTGCGGCCTTCCGTCAGCACGCTGATTGCACTCGCGCCGGCCGACTGGTAGGTCGAGGCCAGCGCTGCGGGGTCGGTGATCGCCGCCAGCGCGCCGCGCGACGGACTGGCACGTTTGACTTCGGCGATGATCTTGACACGTTCGGCCGGAGCCAGGAAGGCCAGGGCGTCGAGCGCCGGCTCCTGGGCGAGAGCGGCACGTTCGACATCGTCGTAGCTGACGAGAAGACGCCGGGCTTCCGCGTCTTCAGCGGCCCCGGCACTCAGAGAGGAGAGCACTGGAGTTAGTGCCCCCTGGCAGCGGTCTTCGCCCCGTCGACGCCGTAGCCTGCTTTGGCGAGGCCGTACCCCACCAGCAGGCCGACGACGAGGAGCACTGCCGAGGCCCAGACCAGCCAGACGATGGAGAGGAAGAAAGCGAGGGTGCCGATCGCGAATGCGACCAGCATGATCACGACCGCCGTCCACGATGCGATGGAACTGCCGTGGCCGGGCTCAGATGACTCAATGCTCATGGTGCTCCTTGAAGATGTGCGTGGGTCGGCGACCAGTCTATCGGGTGCCGAATTGCCGTGCAGTTCAGATGCGCTGCCCGGAATGTCAGTTGGTGGGGTCGACTCCGCGGCTGAGACTGTCCCAGCTGTCGACGGCCCGGGTACGGTCTGACTCGGCTTTCGCGTCGAGGTCGACCGGCACCCCTGTCTCTGCCGATGCGGTGGTCGAGGGAGCGGAGTCCCCGGCTGTTTCGTGGCCGACAGGCGCAGCGGCACTGTTCTCGGTCTCGGGCCCCACCGATCCGAGATTCGCCTCGACCAGTGTGGCCGGGCTGGCTGACGTTCGCCCGGTCTCATCGGCGAACTGCACCGGCTGGTACTTTCGACCCGATACTGGCCACCGGCGGAACGTCACGACGATCAGGATGCCCGTCACGGCCATCAGCGCACCCGCGACGGCCGCGACCCACGGCCAGGGGGTCGACCCTGTCGACTGGGCGATGGCCAGGATCGAGCTGCTCCCCGCCACGCCGGTGGCACTGGTCACAGCCGACTGACCGGCCAGAACGGGGTCTGCCAGAGCCGCGGCGGAGGAGGCGAGTATTGACAGGCCGAGCACGAGTTCGAGCAGGCCGAGGATGATCCTGATGACGGGCCCTGCGATCGCCAGCGCTGCCGAGAGTGCGAGGCCCGCAAGAGCAAGGGCCGAGAGAGCCGGAGCGGCAGCGGCACCCTGAACCGTGACCGTGAGAGTGTCTCCGGCACGGCCCTGAGCCGTCAGTGTGAACCACGGTTGCGACCACGACAGGAACACCAGGGCACTCCACGCGACGACGGCGAGGATGCTCAGGGATTTGACCCGGCGAAGCGGTGCCCCGGTCATCCGACTCTCTTCATGGCATTGGCGATCGCCACGGCGCGAAGGGGCGCCGCGGCCTTGTTCTGGGATTCGAGGAACTCAGAGGCGGGGTCGGAGTCCGCGACGAGACCGCCACCGGCCTGAACGTGGGCCACGCCGCCGGCGATCACCGCGGTACGGATCGCGATGGCGAGATCTGCTCCGCCGGCGAAGTCGAAATACCCGACCACCCCACCGTAGACGCCGCGCTGCGCTGGTTCGAGGTCATCGATGATCTGTAGCGCACGCGGTTTCGGGGCACCAGAGAGGGTGCCGGCTGGGAAGGTCGCTCGGAACACATCGATCGCCGTAACCTCGGGGGCGAGAATCCCCTCGACCGACGACACGATGTGCATGATGTGACTGAACCGCTCGATGCGCATGAACTCGGTGACCTCGACCGATCCCGCTTCGCAGACCTTCAGCAGGTCGTTGCGCGCGAGGTCGACGAGCATCAGGTGCTCGGCCTTCTCTTTGGGGTCTGCCAGCAGCTCGCTCTCGAAATTCAGGTCTTCGTCGACTCCGCGGCCGCGCGGGCGTGAACCGGCGATCGGGTGGGTGAATGCGCGACCCTCTTCGACCTTGACCAGCGCCTCGGGGCTCGAACCGACAATGGCGTACGGCTGCCGAGACGGGGATTCGAGGTTCAGCAGGTACATGTACGGGCTCGGGTTGAGGGTTCTGAGCACGCGGTAGACCTCGATCGGCTCCGCGCTGCAGGCCAGGTCGAAGCGCTGCGAGATGACCACCTGAAAGATGTCGCCCTCGCGGATGTGCTCTTTGGCCACCTCGATCGAGTCGAGGAAATCGGGGCGCGTGGTGCGGGCATCCGGGGTCGCAGCCAGCGAGAAATCCGCCTCTGCAAGCCAGGCCTCTGCCGGTTTCGCCAGGCGATACTGCATCGAATCCAGCCGTGCAACGGCGTCGCGCCAGAGTTCGTCGGGGTCGGCGTTCCTGCCGCCGGAATCGCCGGATCCCCCCGCAACATCGCCGTCGGCGAGCACCGTTGAGACCAGGGTCACCGTGCCGAGCAGGTGGTCGACAGCGATCAGGTCGGAGACGAACGACAGCGCCTGGCACGGCACAGCGAAATCGGCCGGCGGCCGGTTGGGAAGGTGTTCGATCTGGCGCACCGTCTCCCAGCCGATGAACCCCACGAGTCCTCCGGTCAGGGGAGGGTGCCCCTCGATGGCAGGTGTCTTCCACTCTTCGTAGAGCTCGGCCAGCGCCTCGAGCGGCCCGCTCGGCATTCCGTGGGGGAATGCCCGGGCTGTGTTGAGCCCGGATCCCATCCACACAGCGCGGTCACCGTCTGCACTCAGCACGCCGTAGCTCGACACGCCGATGAACGAGAACCGCGACCACACGCCGCCCTGTCCCGCAGATTCGAGCAGGAAGGTGCCAGGGCGGTTGTCGCTCAGTTTGCGGTAGATGCCGATCGGCGTCTCACCGTCGGCGAAGAGCGTGCGAATGACCGGGATCACCCGGTGGGTGTTCAGGAGTCGGTCGAACTCTTCGCGAGTCGTCGAGCTCGGGGTGCTGGGTGCCATCGCTGTTCCTGTTGGTAGGAGTGTGCTCGGGATCTGAGACTACTCGGGGCCGGCCGTGATGCCGCTGTCGGGGGACGTCTCCGTGTGGATTTCACTTCCGGCCCGACTCGCGAACCCCGTCTCGGGTGCGAGAACGTCGCCGTCGAAGCAGGTGCGCGTACCGGTGTGGCAGGCAACGCCGACCTGCTCTACCGTGACCAGGAGCGTATCGCCATCACAGTCGAGAGCCGCCGCACGAACGAACTGCGCGTGCCCGGAGGTGTCGCCCTTTCGCCAGTATTCCTGCCTCGACCTCGACCAGAACGTCACCCGGCCGCTCGTGTACGTGCGCCGAAGCGCTTCGGCGTCCATCCAGCCAAGCATGAGTACTTCAGAAGTGTCGAACTGCTGGATGATCGCCGGCAGCAGGCCCTGGTCGTTGAACGTGGCCCGGCTGATCACCGAGTCGACGTCGAGCGCGAAGCTCATCGCACCACCACCCCG includes the following:
- a CDS encoding glutamate synthase subunit beta, with amino-acid sequence MADPKGFLKVTERELPKRRPVPIRLMDWKEVYEPANPSETRRQAGRCMDCGIPFCHQGCPLGNLIPEWNDLTWRGEGRQAIERLHATNNFPEFTGRLCPAPCESSCVLGINQPAVTIKQVEVSIIDQAFANGWVTPHPPERLTGKTVAVVGSGPAGLAAAQQLTRAGHTVAVYERDDRIGGLLRYGIPDFKMEKKHLESRLTQMMAEGTRFRAGINIGVDITWAELRSRYDAVIVCTGATVPRDLAIPGRDLDGVHFAMEYLVQGNKVGAGDVVNDQITAEGKHVVVLGGGDTGADCIGTAHRQQALSVTNLAIGQQPPHERTENQPWPTFPNLFEVSSAHEEGGERVYLASTVEFLSNESGEVRAIRVAETEYLDGRRVPKAGTEREIPADLVLLALGFTGPESADLSSQVGAVFDGRGAIERDKDYETSIPGIFVAGDAGRGQSLIVWAIAEGRAAAASVDRYLEGDTELPFPVSPTDRAIAI
- the gltB gene encoding glutamate synthase large subunit; the protein is MYDSANEKDACGLAMVATLRGVAGHNIIDTALDALRNLEHRGAVGSDAGTGDGAGILTQIPDEFLRAVSGVELPEVGHYAVGNAFLPLDDTERDVVMTRLAEIAEEESLTVLGWREVPVRPDELGRLAREAMPAIWQLYVEAKHHDVHGEKASGIQLDRLTYRLRKRVEHEHEVYFMSLSARTLTYKGMVTTLQLEPFYPDLSDERFASKLALVHSRYSTNTFPSWPLAQPLRMMAHNGEINTVQGNRNWMRARQSQLKSELIGDIAPLRPIVTPGASDSASFDEVVELLTLAGRSLPHAIMMMVPEAWENNASFDPARRSFYEFHSMLMEPWDGPAALVFTDGNLVGATLDRNGLRPGRYLVTDDGLVVLASEIGVLDVDPSKVVRKGRLRPGKMFLVDTEAGRLIEDDEIKDSLAASEPWAEWLEEGRINLRDLPEREHIVHTPASVTRRQRTFGFTEEEIRILLTPMAKNGAEPLGAMGSDTPIAVLSKRPRLLFDYFTQQFAQVTNPPLDSIREEVVTSLRLGLGPERNLLDATPGHTGQVVLDFPVIDNDELAKIQHIDPSPGSATTTTLRGLYRVENGPSAMQERIAEMCIEADEAIANGAKFIVLSDRDSNKENAPVPSLLMLSGVHHHLIRAETRMKVGLIVEAGDVREVHHVALLIGFGASAVNPYLAMETCENLVRSGMITGITPEKAVKNVIKALGKGVLKIMSKMGISTVSSYAGAQAFEAVGLDKEFVAKYFTGTSSKLGGVGIEVIAAESANRHAAAYPEDGAITVHEPLAVGGEYQWRREGPPHLFNPDTVFRLQHSTRARRYDIFREYTKLVDDQSEQLMTVRGLFKLKTDVRKPVPLDEVESVESIVKRFSTGAMSYGSISQEAHETLAIAMNRLGAKSNTGEGGEDVARLLDPERRSAIKQVASGRFGVTSMYLTHATDIQIKMAQGAKPGEGGQLPPTKVYPWIARTRHATAGVGLISPPPHHDIYSIEDLKQLIFDLKRANPEARVHVKLVSQNGIGAVAAGVTKALADVVLVSGHDGGTGASPLNSLKHAGTPWELGLAETQQTLMLNGMRDRVVVQVDGQMKTGRDVIVGALLGAEEFGFATAPLVVSGCVMMRVCHLDTCPVGVATQNPELRARFTGKPEFVVNFFEFLAQEVREYLAELGFRSLEEAIGHHELLNVNAALEHWKADGLDLSPILVGPVFSDDEPRVNRRQQEHELEKHFDVQLISDAEEALAFGEPVVISLPIRNTERAVGTMLGHEVTVRHGENGLPDDTIQITLLGSAGQSLGAFLPSGITLRLEGDSNDYVGKGLSGGRIVVRPNRASTFAAEQNVIAGNVIGYGATSGSMFIRGIVGERFLVRNSGATAVAEGVGDHALEYMTGGIALILGATGRNLGAGMSGGTAYIHKLDSGLVNTDSLGSGELQLLPLDETDKDLVRSLLTEHESETGSTVAAGLLADFDNAAADFMKVLPRDYAAVLATRQTALDEGLDPDGDVVWERILEVTGG
- the lgt gene encoding prolipoprotein diacylglyceryl transferase — encoded protein: MFVPQSIPSPTINSLNISGWLQSLGINLPFTIDIKFYAICILIGIVAATILTSRRLTKRGAEPGIVLDIILWAVPLGIIGARVFHVLTHPGDYFYDGANLWEVFAIWNGGIAIFGGLIGGAIGALIGCRLSGIRFWTFADALAPGLLLAQAFGRFGNYFNHELFGNPTDGWWGLEIPATFPWNGQPNPAIPVGLAPGTLFQPTFLYEVIWNLIGVAFLLFIGKKLALQWGKLFGIYLIWYGVGRSVWETIRVDPSEIFFGVRVNVWAAWLAILIGIVIIVVQTKRHPGRERTPYSSGIAWSPAGAEVDSGERYTDEELRGDGAVEAAAGESSADSDAGTTTENDLEPSATSATRTKPTA